In one Brevibacillus composti genomic region, the following are encoded:
- a CDS encoding N-acetylmuramoyl-L-alanine amidase, which yields MKVNLPSKATSTLDKIEFALNELLSGKHEKNNLFSEIPKNTKIEKLDINGERLIIDFSEEFVDNLTNNHNVGFILDSLLGTIFQFDEIHEVEFLVNGKSLKYLDMYDFSIPFERVNVTDEGEVESNSKIVPLGNDPGVDPVIVIDPGHGGRDPGAVASDGTTEAELNLKIARLLRDYLEVELDATVYMTRDSNDYVDYVDRYSLANDVNADLFVSVHLNSVTDTRVKGTTAIYPNNHHISLSRSLAGFIHDRVISILQDYKAPYQDNRNLAVLRGTQMPAVITETGFISNSSDLRYLKTSDGQDGIAYEIYRGIQNWWLY from the coding sequence GTGAAAGTAAATCTTCCTAGTAAAGCAACGAGCACTCTCGATAAAATTGAATTCGCTCTAAATGAATTATTATCAGGAAAACACGAAAAAAACAATCTTTTTAGTGAAATCCCTAAAAATACTAAGATCGAAAAACTGGACATTAATGGAGAAAGGTTAATAATTGACTTTAGTGAAGAATTTGTTGATAATCTGACTAACAATCATAATGTAGGCTTTATATTGGACTCATTATTGGGGACTATTTTTCAATTTGATGAGATCCATGAAGTAGAGTTTCTAGTAAATGGGAAGTCGCTTAAATATCTAGATATGTATGACTTTTCAATCCCGTTTGAACGGGTGAATGTGACCGATGAAGGAGAAGTGGAGAGTAACAGTAAAATTGTTCCTTTAGGTAATGATCCTGGAGTTGACCCCGTAATTGTAATTGATCCTGGTCATGGCGGAAGAGATCCAGGTGCAGTTGCAAGCGATGGGACAACAGAAGCAGAATTAAACTTAAAAATCGCAAGATTACTTAGGGATTATCTTGAGGTGGAATTAGATGCTACAGTCTATATGACGCGAGACTCCAATGATTATGTTGACTATGTTGATAGGTATAGCCTTGCAAATGATGTAAATGCAGATTTGTTCGTAAGCGTGCATCTAAATTCTGTAACAGATACAAGGGTTAAAGGAACAACTGCAATTTATCCAAACAACCACCATATATCTTTAAGTAGGAGTTTAGCAGGATTTATTCATGATAGAGTTATAAGTATACTCCAGGACTACAAAGCACCCTATCAGGATAATCGAAATCTTGCAGTACTCAGAGGAACACAAATGCCTGCGGTCATTACAGAAACTGGATTTATTTCAAATAGTTCAGATTTAAGATACTTGAAAACTAGTGATGGACAAGATGGTATTGCATATGAAATTTATCGAGGAATTCAGAATTGGTGGCTTTATTAA
- a CDS encoding ISLre2 family transposase has translation MSKFTTEFPTMKELETLLFRTLQEQFAAGMAYILEALDEYLMHQRDHSRFRLKDQREVQIDTLFGTVRFKRRLYQDRVKGQHVYLLDRMLAFDGREKLSPFLEEIAIEFASQGPSYRDSAKRLEALLGYRVLSHEAIRDKLITRVEQASTIVSKATRRSVRVLFVEVDGLYTSLQRQRQRGMENRMAIVHEGWEQEGDRVRLRSKRHYLHTTKGEFWEGFGDFLVRHYDMDENTWIVVNGDGANWIGECESYFHRCIYTLDRFHVARELRRFLGQLPETWQTVRQALAAFEADILLATVESVPEEKILEEHRNEWRKYVAYLRRHRRHLIDYRKVLGEAGIDTTGMRPMGSAEAQMRVMAKRTKRGGYSWSVRGVQAMLRAIMARQEGSRLSGQAIAKKQVLQPNPMVRVKDLLREVKEQAKGYINGTIRLLHGPYQSSPTGLALKALRG, from the coding sequence GTGAGCAAGTTTACCACGGAATTTCCCACAATGAAAGAGCTTGAAACGTTGTTGTTTCGAACGTTGCAGGAACAGTTCGCTGCCGGTATGGCTTATATTTTGGAAGCGTTGGACGAGTATCTGATGCATCAACGGGATCATTCACGCTTTCGGCTAAAGGACCAACGAGAAGTCCAGATCGACACGCTCTTTGGTACGGTTCGATTCAAACGGCGATTGTATCAGGATCGCGTGAAGGGTCAACATGTGTATTTGTTGGATCGTATGCTGGCCTTTGACGGGCGGGAGAAGCTAAGCCCGTTTTTGGAAGAGATAGCGATCGAATTTGCTAGCCAAGGCCCCTCGTACCGGGACAGCGCAAAACGCTTGGAAGCGTTACTGGGGTATCGGGTACTGAGCCATGAGGCCATTCGGGACAAACTAATCACGCGGGTTGAACAAGCATCAACCATCGTGTCGAAAGCGACCCGAAGGTCGGTTCGCGTATTGTTTGTGGAAGTGGATGGACTTTACACCTCATTGCAGAGGCAACGCCAGCGGGGAATGGAAAATCGAATGGCGATTGTGCACGAAGGATGGGAACAAGAGGGGGACCGAGTGCGGCTTAGGTCGAAACGCCATTACCTGCATACGACGAAGGGAGAGTTCTGGGAAGGGTTTGGCGACTTTCTGGTTCGTCATTACGACATGGATGAAAACACATGGATCGTAGTCAATGGGGATGGGGCCAATTGGATTGGAGAATGCGAATCCTACTTTCACCGCTGTATTTACACACTGGATCGCTTTCATGTGGCGCGAGAATTGCGCCGATTCCTGGGTCAGTTGCCAGAGACGTGGCAGACGGTAAGGCAGGCGTTGGCGGCCTTTGAAGCGGATATCTTGCTGGCGACAGTAGAGTCCGTACCGGAGGAAAAGATTCTGGAAGAGCACCGGAACGAATGGCGGAAATACGTGGCCTATTTACGGCGGCATCGAAGGCATCTTATCGACTATCGAAAGGTTCTGGGTGAAGCTGGTATCGACACGACGGGCATGCGTCCAATGGGGAGTGCGGAAGCGCAAATGCGGGTGATGGCAAAAAGGACCAAACGAGGCGGCTACAGTTGGAGTGTACGGGGAGTACAAGCGATGTTGCGAGCCATTATGGCACGACAAGAGGGAAGTCGTTTGAGCGGCCAGGCGATAGCGAAGAAGCAAGTGTTACAGCCCAACCCAATGGTCCGAGTGAAGGACTTGCTACGGGAAGTGAAAGAGCAGGCAAAAGGCTATATAAACGGGACGATCCGCCTGTTGCACGGGCCATATCAAAGCAGCCCTACCGGGCTGGCCTTAAAAGCCCTTCGCGGATGA
- a CDS encoding IS5 family transposase has product MYEFLSHRENQLLLPDDFFLPFGGKLSKENRWVKLARLVPWAHAEKKYAKSFRISFRGQKAVSIRVALGALIIQERLQLSDRETVQQIVENPYLQYFIGLEGYQDHPPFHPSLMTHFRKRLGEPVLREINEIIAVEAAKSIPDSDRDDEPKSGTKSKGKRTTKRHSTSEEDPNQGVLLLDATCAPADVAYPTDLNLLNEAREKLEEIIDTLHAPQIGRSRKPRTYRDKARKEYLAVAKQRRANGKVIRRAIGKQLRYVARNLQIIRNMASRQPLTLLSRKQYRDLLVIQELYRQQRMMFERKTHQIEDRIVSIHQPHVRPVVRGKAKARVEFGAKVSVSMVNGYAFLERLSWDSFNEGVTLIESVEAYKRRFGCYPKAVLADQIYRTRQNRAFCKAHGIRLSGPALGRPVQGEEATEQRRVARQDARKRNAIEGKFGEGKRRYGLGRIRACLAKTSETVIALQLLVMNLERRLRDFFVSWLNRLLSYRIPAFGNIFEV; this is encoded by the coding sequence ATGTACGAATTTCTCTCTCATCGTGAAAATCAACTGCTTCTCCCTGATGATTTTTTCTTGCCATTTGGCGGCAAGTTGAGTAAAGAAAATCGCTGGGTCAAGTTGGCTCGGTTGGTACCGTGGGCACATGCAGAGAAAAAGTATGCCAAGTCCTTCCGCATATCGTTTCGTGGACAAAAGGCCGTTTCCATCCGTGTCGCTCTCGGGGCACTCATCATTCAGGAACGTTTGCAACTGTCGGACCGGGAAACGGTCCAGCAGATTGTCGAAAACCCGTATCTGCAATACTTCATCGGGCTGGAAGGCTATCAGGATCATCCACCGTTCCACCCGTCGCTCATGACGCATTTTCGCAAACGTTTAGGCGAACCGGTTCTCCGTGAAATCAACGAGATCATCGCGGTTGAGGCCGCTAAATCAATTCCAGATTCCGACCGTGACGATGAACCAAAATCAGGTACAAAATCCAAAGGTAAACGTACGACCAAGCGTCACTCAACATCCGAGGAAGATCCGAACCAGGGTGTCTTGTTGCTGGATGCCACATGTGCCCCGGCGGATGTGGCGTACCCAACCGATTTGAACTTGCTGAACGAGGCGCGTGAGAAACTGGAGGAGATCATCGATACGTTACATGCTCCACAGATTGGTCGTTCCCGCAAACCACGGACTTATCGGGATAAAGCTCGAAAGGAGTACCTGGCCGTGGCCAAACAGCGTCGTGCAAACGGCAAGGTGATTCGTCGAGCGATCGGCAAGCAACTCCGGTATGTAGCACGTAACCTTCAAATTATCCGCAACATGGCCTCACGGCAGCCGCTGACACTTTTGAGCCGGAAACAATATCGCGACTTGCTTGTGATTCAGGAACTGTATCGACAGCAACGCATGATGTTTGAACGCAAAACGCATCAGATCGAAGATCGAATCGTGAGCATCCACCAACCGCACGTCCGCCCGGTCGTACGCGGCAAAGCGAAAGCGCGAGTAGAGTTTGGCGCCAAAGTATCGGTCAGCATGGTGAACGGTTATGCTTTTCTGGAGCGTCTATCATGGGACAGCTTCAACGAAGGGGTGACGCTGATCGAATCTGTAGAAGCATACAAGAGACGCTTTGGTTGTTACCCGAAGGCGGTACTTGCCGATCAAATCTATCGCACCCGGCAAAACAGGGCATTTTGCAAAGCGCATGGCATTCGTTTGAGCGGTCCGGCGCTTGGCCGTCCCGTACAAGGCGAAGAAGCGACAGAACAACGGCGAGTCGCAAGACAAGATGCACGAAAACGCAACGCCATAGAAGGCAAATTTGGTGAGGGCAAGCGCAGGTATGGGCTTGGCCGTATTCGAGCATGCCTTGCGAAAACAAGTGAAACCGTCATTGCGCTTCAGCTCCTGGTGATGAACCTCGAGCGTAGGCTGCGGGATTTTTTTGTCTCCTGGTTAAACCGTCTTCTTTCCTATAGAATTCCTGCTTTTGGAAACATTTTTGAAGTTTGA
- the rpsD gene encoding 30S ribosomal protein S4, with protein sequence MRYTGPRHKLARRLGISLDGTGKDIKRNFPPGQHGHNNRRKLSEYGLQLQEKQKLRHMFGVNEKQFRRTFDQAGKMAGVLGENFMKLLESRLDNVVYRMGFAPTRPAARQLVNHGHFLVNGKKVNIPSYRVQPGDVISLREKSRGLQIIKDSLEGRNFLPNYITFDDNKMEGTFNRLPDREEMPAEINEVLIVEFYSR encoded by the coding sequence ATGCGCTACACAGGACCTCGCCACAAACTGGCTCGTCGTCTGGGCATCTCCCTGGACGGAACGGGCAAAGACATTAAACGTAACTTCCCGCCAGGACAACACGGCCACAACAACCGCCGTAAACTGAGCGAATACGGTCTCCAGCTGCAAGAAAAACAAAAGCTGCGCCACATGTTCGGTGTAAACGAGAAGCAATTCCGTCGCACCTTCGATCAAGCTGGCAAAATGGCTGGCGTTTTGGGTGAAAACTTCATGAAGCTGCTGGAATCCCGTCTGGATAACGTGGTATACCGCATGGGCTTTGCACCAACTCGCCCTGCTGCTCGTCAGCTGGTAAACCATGGTCACTTCCTCGTAAACGGCAAGAAGGTAAACATTCCTTCCTACCGCGTACAACCAGGCGATGTGATTTCTCTGCGTGAAAAATCCCGCGGACTGCAAATCATTAAGGATTCCCTGGAAGGCCGCAACTTCCTGCCGAACTACATCACGTTCGACGATAACAAAATGGAAGGCACGTTCAACCGCCTCCCAGACCGTGAAGAAATGCCTGCTGAAATCAACGAAGTTCTGATCGTTGAGTTCTACAGCCGTTAA
- a CDS encoding penicillin-binding protein 1A, protein MSNNHTSSSETTKKKRRRSRRRMVTLIASGLLMLGLMGGVLAGGILAGYVAALVKEEPVRSKEELAEKIFTNYLTGFAYYNDGSLIGQLRASEGDRRLVKKTEVSPYLINAIIATEDKNFFHHKGVVLQSTLRGAYQDFTNQPVVTGGSTLTQQLVKNTILSQEVSHSRKVREIFSAIRIERMFSKDQILEAYLNEIYLGKNINGSVVYGVQAAAKGIFGKDVKDLDLAESSYLAGMIQNPGMYTPFTAEGYQRGKERQKMVLDRMIENGYITQTQYDEAHAADLQVRLAKPTQQAYRDVPFLMMEIEERAARALVDSELKAKGRDKETIGRNEYRQLIEEKRREILTRGYKVHTTIHKGIDKYMQEIAADPDNFGKNATYTIRRSNGKTEKIENALQEVGAMLIHNKTGAILGMIGGRDFKVEQTNHATAPRQPGSAMKPLLAYAPAFELGILQPGSPIDDSPLVLADGQKGSHMPMNWNNKFQGIVSVREALRQSWNIPAIKAYLQVGIPTALEYVKKMGVTTIVENDHYAATGVIGGLTYGLTVEEITNAYATFANHGSFVDAYLIDRIEDSQGRIVYRHEGQPVQVYSEETAYLITDTLRDVVNAGTGAHIRKHVPRKIDIAGKTGTTNNDNDLWFVGYTPEVSLGVWIGYDEPYRLPRRDQYVPMTVWSKIIKEIGEKYPEVSPPDATFKKPAGVISLTVDSKSGLLPSELSKEAGHLITDLFNRRFAPTKVDDAHKRARIVIYNNERYLAKEGTPDDFVTEGIFYRSPDPAPDGKRILEITEENRKSAAKPADWEHRLPEKEDPRTAVEGAPATPRNVTATHSGNQTAIGWQAGGEADLLGYRVYRSDSYAGFVQIATVKDPAVLTYTDEGGNVNAGYYVTAVDIEGNESSPSAIASPGSSAGTWELPVGPDSGAEMPDIPDVMQPPASSVPGENSGDNGTGSGADNGSDQPAAVPPSSPQSLKLTLASGGWKLEWKANRTSEQVIAYNIYFSPDPASGYLLLDTVTGTSYVHKIGDVAGTYYVTAVNNYGESPQSNSVKANEMEYS, encoded by the coding sequence ATGTCGAACAACCACACTTCTTCCTCGGAGACGACAAAGAAAAAACGCCGGCGTAGCCGCAGAAGAATGGTAACGCTCATCGCCTCTGGTCTGCTCATGCTCGGACTGATGGGGGGCGTTTTGGCAGGAGGAATTCTGGCAGGCTACGTTGCCGCCCTCGTGAAGGAAGAGCCTGTTCGCAGCAAGGAAGAGCTGGCAGAAAAGATTTTCACCAACTACCTGACTGGCTTTGCCTACTACAACGACGGTTCGTTGATCGGTCAGCTGCGCGCATCTGAGGGTGACCGACGACTGGTGAAAAAGACGGAGGTATCGCCTTACCTCATCAATGCCATCATCGCCACAGAAGACAAAAATTTCTTTCATCACAAAGGGGTGGTCTTGCAATCGACACTGCGGGGAGCCTACCAGGACTTTACCAATCAGCCGGTCGTAACCGGCGGGAGTACGCTCACGCAGCAGCTCGTCAAAAATACGATCCTTTCCCAGGAGGTAAGCCATTCCCGCAAGGTTCGGGAAATCTTCAGCGCCATCCGGATCGAGCGCATGTTTTCCAAGGACCAGATCCTGGAGGCATACCTCAATGAAATCTACCTGGGGAAAAACATAAATGGTTCGGTCGTCTACGGTGTGCAGGCGGCGGCCAAGGGGATTTTCGGCAAAGACGTAAAAGATCTCGACTTGGCGGAATCCTCCTACCTGGCGGGGATGATTCAAAACCCCGGCATGTACACGCCTTTTACCGCCGAAGGGTACCAGCGCGGCAAGGAACGCCAAAAAATGGTACTCGATCGGATGATCGAGAACGGCTACATCACCCAGACTCAGTATGACGAAGCTCATGCGGCCGATCTGCAGGTGCGGCTGGCGAAGCCGACGCAGCAGGCCTATCGGGATGTGCCGTTTCTCATGATGGAGATCGAGGAGCGGGCTGCACGCGCCCTGGTGGACAGCGAACTGAAAGCAAAAGGGCGCGACAAGGAAACCATCGGGCGCAATGAATACCGCCAACTGATCGAGGAAAAGCGGCGGGAAATCCTGACGCGCGGCTATAAGGTGCACACCACCATCCATAAAGGAATCGACAAATACATGCAGGAAATCGCCGCCGATCCGGATAACTTCGGGAAGAACGCGACATATACGATTCGCCGCTCGAACGGGAAGACAGAAAAGATTGAAAATGCGCTGCAGGAAGTGGGCGCGATGCTCATTCACAACAAAACCGGCGCGATTCTGGGCATGATCGGCGGCCGCGATTTTAAAGTGGAACAGACGAATCACGCCACCGCTCCGCGCCAACCGGGCTCCGCGATGAAGCCGCTGCTGGCCTATGCCCCTGCTTTTGAACTGGGTATCCTGCAGCCGGGATCGCCGATCGACGATTCGCCGCTGGTTCTGGCAGACGGCCAAAAAGGCTCTCACATGCCGATGAACTGGAACAATAAATTTCAGGGCATCGTCAGCGTCCGTGAAGCGCTGCGGCAGTCCTGGAATATTCCGGCGATTAAAGCCTACCTGCAGGTGGGCATCCCCACCGCGCTGGAATACGTGAAAAAGATGGGTGTCACCACCATAGTGGAGAATGATCACTACGCGGCGACAGGGGTAATCGGCGGCCTTACCTACGGATTGACCGTCGAGGAGATCACCAACGCCTATGCCACTTTTGCCAACCACGGCTCATTCGTCGACGCCTATCTGATCGACCGGATCGAGGACAGTCAGGGCAGAATCGTCTACCGCCACGAGGGGCAGCCTGTCCAGGTGTACAGCGAAGAGACGGCATACCTGATCACCGACACGCTCCGCGATGTCGTCAATGCCGGGACCGGCGCCCATATCCGCAAGCACGTGCCGCGGAAAATAGACATCGCCGGCAAAACGGGGACGACCAATAATGACAACGATCTCTGGTTTGTCGGGTATACGCCGGAGGTTTCCCTGGGCGTCTGGATCGGCTATGACGAGCCGTATCGGTTGCCGAGAAGGGATCAATACGTACCGATGACCGTATGGAGCAAGATCATCAAGGAAATTGGCGAAAAATATCCGGAGGTCTCGCCGCCGGATGCCACCTTCAAGAAGCCGGCAGGCGTGATCAGCCTTACGGTAGACAGCAAATCGGGCTTGCTTCCCAGCGAGCTTTCCAAAGAAGCGGGACATCTGATCACCGATTTGTTTAACCGCCGCTTTGCCCCGACGAAAGTGGACGACGCCCACAAGCGCGCCCGCATCGTCATCTATAACAATGAACGCTATCTGGCAAAAGAAGGCACTCCTGACGACTTCGTGACGGAAGGCATTTTCTATCGCTCGCCAGACCCGGCTCCGGATGGCAAGCGGATCTTGGAAATCACCGAAGAAAATCGGAAATCCGCCGCCAAGCCGGCCGATTGGGAGCATCGCTTGCCAGAAAAAGAAGACCCGCGGACAGCGGTCGAAGGCGCTCCCGCGACCCCGCGCAACGTAACGGCGACCCATTCCGGCAATCAGACGGCGATCGGCTGGCAAGCCGGAGGAGAGGCCGATCTGCTCGGCTACCGGGTCTACCGCTCAGACTCGTACGCAGGATTCGTGCAGATCGCGACCGTGAAAGACCCGGCCGTCCTGACGTATACCGATGAAGGCGGAAACGTCAATGCCGGATACTACGTCACGGCTGTGGATATCGAGGGGAATGAATCCTCCCCTTCCGCCATCGCATCGCCCGGATCTTCGGCAGGCACGTGGGAGCTGCCTGTCGGGCCGGACAGCGGAGCAGAAATGCCCGATATCCCGGATGTCATGCAGCCGCCGGCAAGCTCTGTTCCCGGGGAAAATTCGGGTGATAACGGAACGGGAAGCGGAGCGGATAACGGATCGGACCAACCTGCTGCCGTTCCCCCCTCCTCTCCGCAATCGCTCAAGCTGACCCTGGCGTCGGGCGGGTGGAAATTGGAGTGGAAGGCGAACCGGACCAGCGAACAGGTCATCGCCTATAACATCTACTTCAGCCCCGATCCCGCCAGCGGTTACCTCCTGCTCGATACCGTGACAGGAACCAGCTATGTGCACAAGATCGGTGATGTGGCCGGAACCTATTATGTCACCGCCGTGAATAATTACGGAGAATCGCCACAATCCAACAGTGTAAAAGCAAACGAAATGGAATACAGCTAG
- the tyrS gene encoding tyrosine--tRNA ligase, which produces MSSEQSTEKFTLTEAQKQEVERQLAVIRRGVMEIIPEEDLRRKLERYVVTGQPLKIKLGLDPSAPDIHVGHTVVLQKMRQFQELGHTIQLLIGDFTGRIGDPTGKSETRKPLTEEQVKENAKSYVEQFGKVLDASRIEIFYNSTWLAPLTFADVVELAAKTTVARMLERDDFEKRYNNEQPISLHEFFYPLMQGYDSVALQCDVELGGTDQKFNLLMGRNLQKEYGQEQQVIITMPLLEGLDGVQKMSKSLGNYIGVNEPANEIYGKAMSVPDELMVRYYELATDLSNEELEALRAGLADGSIHPRDAKMRLAKTFVRMYHGEEEAEAAENYFKTVFQQRALPTDIPEVTVDKSAYESGEVNIVNLVFDLKLADSKGEARRMVQQGAVKVNEEKVSDINQNVALADDLVVQVGKRKFAKLKLS; this is translated from the coding sequence ATGAGTAGCGAACAAAGCACAGAAAAATTCACCTTGACCGAGGCGCAGAAACAGGAAGTGGAGCGCCAGCTGGCGGTGATTCGCCGGGGTGTCATGGAAATCATTCCGGAGGAGGACCTCCGCCGCAAGCTGGAGCGTTATGTCGTCACCGGACAGCCGTTGAAAATCAAGCTGGGTCTGGACCCGTCGGCTCCGGACATCCACGTGGGCCATACGGTTGTGCTGCAAAAAATGCGCCAGTTCCAGGAGCTGGGCCATACGATCCAACTGCTGATCGGCGATTTTACCGGCCGGATTGGCGATCCTACGGGCAAATCGGAAACCCGCAAGCCGCTGACCGAGGAGCAGGTAAAAGAAAACGCCAAGAGCTATGTGGAGCAATTCGGCAAGGTGCTGGACGCCAGCCGGATTGAGATCTTCTACAATTCCACCTGGCTGGCGCCCTTGACCTTTGCCGACGTGGTGGAGCTGGCCGCAAAGACCACCGTCGCCCGTATGCTGGAGCGCGACGATTTCGAGAAACGCTACAACAATGAGCAGCCGATTTCGCTGCACGAGTTCTTCTATCCGCTGATGCAAGGGTATGATTCCGTCGCGCTGCAGTGCGATGTGGAGCTCGGCGGGACCGACCAGAAATTCAACCTCCTGATGGGCCGCAACCTGCAGAAGGAGTACGGCCAGGAGCAGCAAGTGATCATCACCATGCCGCTGTTGGAAGGGCTGGACGGCGTACAGAAGATGTCCAAGAGCCTGGGCAATTACATCGGCGTCAATGAACCGGCCAACGAAATTTACGGAAAAGCGATGTCGGTGCCGGATGAGCTGATGGTCCGCTACTACGAGCTGGCCACCGATTTGTCCAATGAAGAGCTGGAGGCGCTGCGGGCGGGTCTTGCCGACGGCAGCATCCACCCGCGCGATGCCAAAATGCGGCTGGCCAAGACCTTCGTCCGGATGTACCACGGCGAGGAGGAGGCGGAAGCGGCAGAGAACTACTTCAAAACCGTCTTCCAGCAGCGCGCCTTGCCGACAGATATCCCCGAGGTGACCGTCGACAAGTCCGCTTATGAAAGTGGCGAAGTCAATATCGTCAACCTCGTGTTTGACCTGAAACTGGCCGATTCCAAAGGGGAGGCCCGCCGCATGGTGCAGCAGGGCGCGGTCAAGGTGAACGAAGAGAAAGTGAGCGACATCAACCAGAATGTGGCACTGGCTGATGACCTGGTCGTTCAGGTGGGCAAGCGGAAATTTGCCAAACTGAAGCTGTCCTAG